The following are from one region of the Pocillopora verrucosa isolate sample1 chromosome 3, ASM3666991v2, whole genome shotgun sequence genome:
- the LOC136279561 gene encoding zinc metalloproteinase nas-15-like, with amino-acid sequence MSIQRAINDYKMYTCIRLVPKSRFDKNYVIMHKGSGCSSYVGMIGGAQKLSIGNGCNHKGIIIHEIGHALGMFHEQGRSDRDKYVRIIWKNIVKGMEGNFEKENYNPGTQYDFSSVMHYFRNAFSINGQDTIVTLNPDYQDLIGQQLELSDIDKQRVKKMYCSGGSGGSGGSGGSGKCVRLTKKSMKMSTKPCINQGVSCDICITDQKECVYGDSNNKANIKVTDDESKKEKKKALREDTFVSKANPLKAKRSTFAPVAPITLNSTGVMGDDLTLRWCSSFQGHVQ; translated from the exons ATGTCCATCCAGAGAGCTATCAACGACTACAAGATGTATACCTGCATCAGACTCGTCCCGAAATCCCGCTTTGACAAGAATTATGTAATAATGCACAAAGGTTCTGG TTGCTCCTCTTATGTGGGAATGATCGGCGGCGCACAAAAATTATCTATTGGTAACGGCTGCAATCACAAGGGAATTATCATTCATGAAATTG GCCATGCACTGGGAATGTTCCACGAACAGGGACGCTCTGATCGAGATAAGTACGTGAGAATCATTTGGAAAAACATCGTTAAGG GTATGGAAGGAAACTtcgaaaaggaaaattataacCCTGGCACGCAGTATGATTTTTCTTCTGTGATGCATTATTTTCGAAACGCTTTCAGCATTAATGGTCAAGATACAATAGTGACTTTAAACCCAGAT tatcAAGATCTGATCGGCCAACAGTTAGAACTTAGTGACATCGATAAACAACGAGTGAAAAAAATGTACTGTTCAGGAGGATCAGGAGGATCTGGAGGATCTGGGGGATCTGGAA AATGTGTGAGGCTGACAAAAAAGAGCATGAAGATGAGTACCAAGCCTTGCATAAATCAAGGAGTTTCCTGCGACATCTGCATAA ctgATCAAAAGGAGTGTGTTTACGGGGATAGTAACAACAAAG CTAATATCAAAGTTACAGATGACGAGAgtaagaaagagaagaaaaaggcCCTTAGGGAG GATACGTTTGTGAGTAAAGCCAATCCACTGAAAGCAAAACGCAGTACATTTGCTCCGGTCGCCCCGATCACGCTAAATTCTACGGGCGTCATGGGTGATGACCTCACTTTACGCTGGTGTTCCTCATTTCAGGGTCATGTACAATGA